One region of Skermanella mucosa genomic DNA includes:
- a CDS encoding GumC family protein, which yields MARNQLSAPSRELPPTREGGSVVLQIRPPEEDRIIDLSRFFSLLYRERWLILAVTLLTAALAGTVLTQMAPQYQSSVLLKAESGAAKGSGLEALLPAISGEDAGLRSEIDVMRSRTIVGRVVDRLGLVEDPEFNPVLNDPNQGTLSRLWDKAYSTVVGFIRGGGPPPTEEGIRYMTVDSTVRNLSVSNDAGSLSILVGFHSSDPTKSARIANTLVEEYLAYRSAEKLNMARSATGWLGESINQLREQVRAAEQEVQAFRAENNMVDTESGPVLVQRMSEMNAQLVQLRAERQTAEAKLQSARDAMNDGGAVAEMLDSPVIQRLREQEGELSRQLTEQSQLGRRHPVIIELRSRLAAVRNDIQAEMRRIVSGLASNVVAFKAREISLERAYNTLSEEIGGQGQARAQLDQLQSEARALRATFEETLAQYKAIDNPERLSAPDLSVVSAAAAPIFPAFPQKIPMLAGAAILGVLLGAVAAVLRDLLDRSMRSLESVEASLNVPVLGLVPRLSRSRAKNPGAYLRDRPGSTFAQGMRDIAHATQAGTATTGRNVILVTSTAPDEGKTTFCEAFAVQMARMGRKVLIIDGDLRRRATSRRQREGGVDLSAMLQRGLPYESVPRHDPRLGVDVAPSFSATPEPDFLLNSERMQQFVTMASHDYDLVIIDSPPIGAVHDAAILASMAAQCIYLVQWGKTPKSAALAGLRKLRRFADDIHVTAVLSQVHMRRYASYDKGIYSPYGAKYESYFRN from the coding sequence ATGGCACGTAACCAACTTTCCGCCCCATCCAGGGAGTTGCCTCCAACGCGGGAGGGCGGCTCCGTCGTCCTCCAGATTCGTCCACCCGAGGAAGACCGGATCATCGACCTGTCGAGGTTCTTCTCGCTGCTGTACCGGGAGCGCTGGCTGATCCTCGCCGTGACGCTGCTGACGGCCGCCTTGGCGGGCACGGTCCTGACCCAGATGGCCCCCCAGTACCAGTCGTCCGTCCTTCTCAAGGCGGAGAGCGGTGCGGCCAAGGGGAGCGGCCTGGAGGCGCTGCTGCCGGCGATTTCCGGGGAGGACGCCGGTCTGCGCTCCGAGATCGACGTGATGAGGTCCCGCACGATCGTCGGACGGGTGGTCGACCGGCTGGGCCTGGTCGAGGATCCTGAGTTCAATCCGGTGCTGAACGATCCCAACCAGGGCACGCTCTCCCGGCTCTGGGACAAGGCCTACTCCACGGTCGTCGGCTTCATCCGCGGCGGCGGCCCGCCCCCGACCGAGGAGGGCATCCGCTACATGACCGTGGACTCCACGGTGAGGAACCTGAGCGTTTCCAACGATGCCGGATCGCTGTCGATCCTTGTCGGCTTCCATTCCTCCGATCCGACCAAGTCGGCGCGCATCGCGAACACCCTGGTCGAGGAGTATCTGGCCTACCGGAGCGCCGAAAAGCTGAACATGGCCCGCTCGGCCACCGGGTGGCTCGGCGAGTCGATCAACCAGCTGCGGGAGCAGGTCCGCGCCGCGGAGCAGGAGGTCCAGGCTTTCCGCGCCGAAAACAACATGGTGGATACGGAAAGCGGCCCCGTCCTCGTCCAGCGCATGTCGGAGATGAACGCCCAGCTGGTCCAGCTCCGGGCCGAGCGGCAGACCGCCGAAGCCAAGCTGCAATCGGCACGGGACGCCATGAACGACGGCGGCGCCGTGGCGGAGATGCTCGACTCGCCGGTGATCCAGCGGCTGCGGGAGCAGGAAGGCGAGCTGTCGCGGCAGCTCACCGAACAGTCCCAGCTGGGCCGGCGCCATCCCGTGATCATCGAGCTTCGGTCCAGGCTGGCGGCCGTGCGGAACGACATCCAGGCGGAGATGCGCCGGATCGTTTCCGGCCTGGCCTCCAACGTGGTCGCCTTCAAGGCGCGCGAGATCAGCCTGGAGCGGGCCTACAACACCCTGTCCGAGGAGATCGGCGGCCAGGGCCAGGCCCGCGCCCAGCTGGACCAGCTCCAGAGCGAGGCCCGGGCGCTCAGGGCGACCTTCGAGGAAACGCTCGCGCAGTACAAGGCGATCGACAACCCGGAACGCCTGTCGGCACCCGACCTGTCGGTCGTGTCCGCGGCCGCGGCGCCGATCTTCCCCGCCTTCCCGCAGAAGATCCCGATGCTGGCGGGCGCCGCCATCCTGGGCGTCCTGCTGGGGGCCGTCGCCGCCGTCCTGCGCGACCTGCTCGACCGCAGCATGCGCAGCCTGGAGAGCGTCGAGGCGTCCCTGAACGTACCCGTCCTCGGCCTGGTCCCCCGGCTGAGCCGCTCCCGGGCCAAGAACCCGGGCGCCTATCTCCGCGACCGGCCCGGATCGACCTTCGCGCAGGGAATGCGCGACATCGCCCACGCCACCCAGGCGGGGACCGCGACGACCGGCCGGAACGTGATCCTGGTGACGTCGACGGCGCCGGACGAGGGCAAGACCACCTTCTGCGAGGCCTTCGCCGTGCAGATGGCCCGGATGGGCCGCAAGGTCCTGATCATCGACGGCGACCTGCGCCGGCGGGCGACCAGCCGGCGCCAGCGGGAAGGCGGCGTCGACCTCAGCGCTATGCTTCAGCGGGGCCTGCCCTACGAGTCCGTTCCCCGGCACGACCCGCGGCTTGGCGTGGACGTGGCTCCGTCCTTCTCGGCCACGCCCGAGCCGGACTTCCTGCTGAACTCCGAGCGGATGCAGCAGTTCGTCACCATGGCGTCCCACGACTACGACCTGGTGATCATCGACAGCCCGCCGATCGGGGCGGTCCATGACGCCGCGATCCTGGCGTCGATGGCGGCCCAGTGCATCTACCTGGTCCAGTGGGGCAAGACGCCGAAGTCGGCGGCCCTGGCCGGCCTGCGCAAGCTTCGCCGGTTCGCCGACGACATCCATGTGACCGCGGTGCTGAGTCAGGTCCACATGCGCCGCTACGCCAGCTACGACAAGGGGATCTACAGCCCCTACGGCGCCAAGTACGAAAGCTACTTCCGGAACTGA
- a CDS encoding O-antigen ligase family protein — MSRFLLFLAFVAFTLTEVQSPRFGDEERRLFAPFVPLILGGAVLLLSPRLMRMPHAVVASPPVVWLMAYLGWVAATTVWSGNVAESAFALTILVLALLVGIGLSGLPTDLSMRAFVASAVVVSLMGWLALGAGQNAMLSDNPFIWRFKSILTHEQRLALVTGLAATFVMMWLTDRGHGLSRRVLILCSVLAVCLISLAATQARFFTAVSMLMILGVMIYRLRRDMGSTFLLLTLSGVAGACLMIIAATLLSRGDADGTLTNRIPIWLMTLDAIRDEPIVGHGLATFRFGAVDKWNWVPAHAHNMWLNAAFENGWPAALLLTAFFISTIRSGIAYTRAFGVLSPALVTSVYCMITGMMGITAGSNKLSPIYGLIILLVCQEAREMSLLRRIVPSRQSGAAQGYPASVVTTREAIRS; from the coding sequence ATGAGTCGTTTCCTTCTGTTTCTGGCGTTCGTCGCCTTCACCCTGACGGAGGTGCAGTCGCCGCGCTTCGGCGACGAGGAGCGCCGCCTGTTCGCCCCCTTCGTGCCGCTGATCCTCGGCGGCGCGGTGCTCCTGCTGAGCCCGCGCCTGATGCGGATGCCCCACGCCGTGGTGGCGTCGCCTCCGGTGGTCTGGCTGATGGCATATCTGGGATGGGTGGCCGCGACGACGGTCTGGTCCGGCAATGTCGCGGAATCAGCTTTCGCGCTGACCATCCTCGTCCTGGCGCTGCTGGTCGGCATCGGCCTGTCGGGCCTGCCCACCGACCTGTCGATGCGCGCCTTCGTCGCCTCGGCCGTCGTGGTCAGCCTGATGGGCTGGCTGGCGCTGGGCGCCGGACAGAACGCCATGCTGTCGGACAACCCCTTCATCTGGCGGTTCAAGAGCATCCTGACCCACGAGCAGCGTCTGGCGCTCGTGACCGGGCTGGCGGCGACCTTCGTCATGATGTGGCTGACCGACCGCGGGCACGGCCTGAGCCGGCGCGTCCTGATCCTGTGCAGCGTGCTCGCCGTCTGCCTGATCTCCCTGGCCGCGACGCAGGCCCGGTTCTTCACGGCGGTGTCCATGCTCATGATCCTGGGGGTGATGATCTACCGCCTCCGCCGTGACATGGGCAGCACGTTCCTGCTGCTGACCCTCAGCGGGGTCGCGGGAGCCTGCCTGATGATCATCGCCGCGACCCTGCTGTCCCGGGGCGATGCCGACGGCACCCTGACCAACCGGATCCCGATCTGGCTGATGACGCTCGACGCCATCCGCGATGAACCGATCGTCGGCCACGGGCTGGCGACTTTCCGTTTCGGCGCCGTCGACAAGTGGAACTGGGTTCCCGCCCACGCCCACAACATGTGGCTCAACGCGGCGTTCGAGAATGGCTGGCCGGCGGCCCTGCTGCTCACCGCCTTCTTCATCTCCACCATCAGGAGCGGCATTGCCTATACCCGCGCTTTCGGCGTGCTGTCTCCTGCGCTGGTGACCTCGGTCTACTGCATGATCACCGGCATGATGGGAATCACCGCGGGCAGCAACAAGCTCAGCCCGATCTACGGCCTGATAATCCTGCTGGTCTGCCAGGAAGCGCGGGAAATGTCGCTGCTCCGCCGCATCGTGCCGAGCCGGCAGTCCGGCGCCGCCCAAGGCTACCCTGCCTCCGTCGTGACTACGCGAGAGGCAATCCGATCGTAG
- a CDS encoding glycosyltransferase family 2 protein, with amino-acid sequence MRPSAPLVSPLVSVVTGYYNRGPLVRRTIDSILGQSFANFELIAFDDCSKDDTGEQLDAYDDPRLTVIHHERNTGFTKGIMNAIARSRGRYVAVQGSGDASAPDRLARQVEMFERNPDVVAVGCHYRNIVEGSGMVRVRTPSADGLTLDKLRKSNIFSHGEVMFRRDAYERAGGYRSEFTFSQDYDLWLRLIGQGRFAVVPEVLYDRFVQFDGVSFEPAKLSRQVRFTQFAVQLSHLSPALQEERLAELRARGIDSIVALREQSIQAQIFKAASKLMLFGNAAQAHQLAAKHLSSRRFRAAYLILSSLAGKPMDRVTRPLLDRILTIERRAPKAIP; translated from the coding sequence GTGCGCCCGTCCGCGCCCCTGGTTTCCCCCCTGGTTTCCGTGGTTACCGGCTACTACAACCGCGGCCCCCTGGTACGGCGGACCATCGATTCGATCCTCGGCCAGAGCTTCGCGAACTTCGAGCTGATCGCGTTCGACGACTGTTCGAAGGACGATACCGGAGAGCAGCTGGACGCCTATGACGATCCCCGCCTGACCGTGATCCACCACGAGCGGAACACCGGCTTCACCAAGGGAATCATGAACGCGATCGCCCGGTCCCGGGGACGCTACGTCGCGGTCCAGGGCTCGGGCGACGCGTCGGCTCCCGACCGGCTGGCCCGGCAGGTCGAGATGTTCGAGCGGAACCCCGACGTGGTCGCGGTCGGCTGCCATTACCGCAACATCGTGGAAGGCAGCGGAATGGTCCGGGTGCGGACCCCGTCCGCCGACGGCCTGACGCTCGACAAGCTCCGGAAGAGCAATATCTTCTCGCACGGAGAGGTGATGTTCCGCCGGGACGCCTACGAACGGGCCGGCGGCTACCGGAGCGAGTTCACCTTCTCCCAGGACTACGACCTGTGGCTCAGGCTGATCGGGCAAGGCAGGTTCGCGGTCGTGCCCGAGGTGCTGTACGACCGTTTCGTCCAGTTCGACGGCGTCTCTTTCGAGCCCGCGAAACTGAGCAGGCAGGTCCGCTTCACCCAGTTCGCGGTCCAGCTCTCGCACCTGAGCCCGGCCCTCCAGGAGGAGCGGCTGGCCGAGCTGCGGGCGCGCGGCATCGACAGCATCGTGGCGCTCCGCGAACAGTCGATCCAGGCCCAGATCTTCAAGGCCGCGTCCAAGCTGATGCTCTTCGGAAACGCCGCGCAGGCCCACCAGCTCGCCGCCAAGCACCTGTCCTCGCGGCGCTTCAGGGCAGCCTACCTAATCCTGAGTAGCCTTGCCGGAAAGCCGATGGACCGGGTCACGCGCCCGCTTCTTGATCGTATACTGACGATCGAGCGCCGAGCACCCAAGGCAATTCCATGA
- a CDS encoding MATE family efflux transporter yields the protein MRLKPLGQAAVLFSSRLLVRFTALLTLLVVARALDSHEFGFYAYSALVALFLSSVGHLGMRQAGARSLGQQAASRAQIEQASLISWVLSSLASLAIATLLLWPYEDISPVAKGLAVAMLLPMLFVNIYQGMNLGEGKVEQLAWADLIGRIIPLAFLAPMALLDDVTLEFALGATFGGQLVAAVYVGWTLRLGAAGRAPLELAGFWRLQRTGMKYILPYSLYMGNGLLVAHLVNTLSSLADAGRYFGVSKLCEIFSEIAVAVGTTLFSQGVRESGRAEDLASALGMIRFSVFLFICISVVLAVGAHPVVYLMLGSDFLPAVGALRILMIGAPFGALARMLQMYLASQGQPLAGTAVLGPSIVIQGLLCWLLIPEYGLIGAAAATVIVQAAGAVGILILFCRRFKTSPIDVLLIRPRELWSILRNLSLKIVRRQRKFHVA from the coding sequence ATGCGGCTCAAACCCCTCGGCCAGGCGGCTGTGCTGTTCTCGTCGCGCCTGCTTGTCCGTTTCACCGCCCTGCTGACCCTGCTCGTCGTGGCGCGGGCGCTGGACTCCCACGAGTTCGGCTTCTACGCCTATTCGGCGCTGGTAGCCCTTTTCCTGTCCTCGGTCGGGCATCTGGGAATGCGCCAGGCCGGAGCCAGGAGCCTGGGCCAGCAGGCGGCGAGCCGTGCGCAGATCGAGCAGGCCAGCCTGATCAGCTGGGTGCTCAGTTCGCTGGCGTCCCTGGCCATCGCGACCCTGCTCCTGTGGCCCTACGAGGATATCTCGCCCGTTGCCAAGGGGCTGGCGGTCGCCATGCTCCTGCCGATGCTGTTCGTCAACATCTACCAGGGAATGAACCTGGGCGAGGGCAAGGTCGAGCAGCTCGCCTGGGCCGACCTGATCGGGCGGATCATCCCGCTGGCGTTTCTCGCCCCCATGGCGCTCCTGGACGACGTGACCCTGGAGTTCGCGCTGGGAGCGACGTTCGGAGGTCAGCTGGTAGCCGCCGTCTATGTCGGATGGACGCTGCGCCTCGGCGCCGCCGGCCGGGCTCCCCTGGAGCTGGCGGGGTTCTGGCGCCTCCAGCGGACGGGGATGAAATACATCCTCCCCTACTCCCTCTACATGGGCAACGGCCTCCTGGTCGCCCATCTGGTCAACACGCTTTCCTCGCTGGCCGACGCCGGGCGCTATTTCGGCGTGTCCAAGCTGTGCGAGATCTTCTCGGAGATCGCGGTCGCGGTGGGCACGACCCTGTTCTCGCAAGGTGTCAGGGAGTCGGGTCGCGCCGAGGATCTCGCCTCGGCCCTGGGCATGATCCGGTTCTCCGTCTTCCTGTTCATCTGCATATCGGTGGTCCTAGCGGTCGGGGCGCATCCGGTCGTCTATCTGATGCTCGGAAGCGACTTCCTGCCCGCCGTCGGCGCCCTGCGGATCCTGATGATCGGCGCGCCGTTCGGGGCGCTGGCGCGCATGCTGCAGATGTACCTGGCGTCCCAGGGCCAGCCCCTCGCCGGCACCGCGGTGCTCGGGCCTTCCATCGTCATCCAGGGCCTCCTGTGCTGGCTGCTGATCCCGGAATACGGGCTGATCGGCGCGGCGGCAGCCACCGTCATCGTCCAGGCCGCCGGGGCCGTCGGGATCCTGATCCTGTTCTGCCGAAGGTTCAAGACGTCCCCGATCGATGTTCTGCTGATTCGCCCCCGGGAATTGTGGAGCATCCTTCGCAACCTGTCCCTGAAGATCGTGCGCCGCCAAAGGAAGTTCCATGTCGCCTGA
- the murB gene encoding UDP-N-acetylmuramate dehydrogenase — protein MPDPFAGLTTQRPIRRDEPLHPYTTWKVGGTARWFWEPDGDALSDVLRRCRETGIPVRVLGRGSNVLIDSRGFDGLVICLRNSFTDIEVEGSTVRAGAGVQLPKLARTASRAGIAGFGFLVGIPGSVGGGTAMNAGLTAKGRREISTVLEAATVVDLASGETATVPASELGLDYRQSKLAEKRWMVTEAVFRGPSMGDPKELMSEIRSHMADRHAKQPLDRRTAGSTFKQPAGGAAAGWYIENAGLKGCSIGSAMISHKHANWIENTGAATSDDIRNLVEHIQESVASRFGVALDPEVTFLI, from the coding sequence ATGCCTGACCCCTTTGCCGGGCTGACTACGCAACGGCCGATCCGCCGCGACGAACCGCTCCACCCCTACACGACATGGAAGGTCGGCGGGACGGCGCGGTGGTTCTGGGAACCCGATGGCGATGCCCTGTCCGACGTCCTGCGGCGGTGCCGGGAAACCGGCATTCCCGTCCGCGTGCTCGGCCGCGGCTCCAACGTCCTGATCGACAGCCGCGGCTTCGACGGCCTGGTGATCTGCCTGCGCAACAGCTTCACCGACATCGAGGTCGAGGGATCGACGGTGCGTGCCGGCGCCGGCGTGCAGCTTCCCAAGCTGGCTCGGACCGCATCCCGTGCCGGGATCGCCGGCTTCGGGTTCCTGGTCGGCATCCCTGGCTCGGTCGGCGGCGGGACCGCCATGAACGCGGGCCTGACCGCCAAGGGGCGCCGGGAGATCTCGACGGTCCTCGAGGCCGCCACGGTCGTCGACCTCGCCTCGGGCGAAACCGCCACCGTCCCCGCAAGCGAACTCGGCCTCGACTACCGGCAGAGCAAACTGGCGGAGAAGCGATGGATGGTCACGGAAGCCGTCTTCCGCGGCCCTTCGATGGGGGACCCGAAGGAACTCATGTCGGAGATCCGGTCCCACATGGCGGACCGGCATGCCAAGCAGCCGCTGGACCGCCGCACCGCCGGAAGCACCTTCAAGCAGCCGGCGGGCGGCGCCGCGGCCGGCTGGTACATCGAGAATGCCGGCCTGAAGGGCTGCAGCATCGGCAGCGCCATGATCAGCCACAAGCATGCGAACTGGATCGAGAACACGGGTGCGGCCACGTCCGACGACATCCGGAACCTGGTCGAACACATCCAGGAATCCGTCGCATCGCGCTTCGGCGTCGCTCTGGACCCCGAAGTCACTTTCCTGATCTGA
- a CDS encoding UDP-N-acetylglucosamine 1-carboxyvinyltransferase, translated as MWTPRPAANNATDFISIEGGARLTGQVRVPGAKNATLPALVAACLSREPTTLTNVPLDLADVRLMITTLGAHGVRITFDGPSTVTLDGSGWHGGAFSPELSTRFRHVLLLMGLSAFYQVPADLTGVGGCSLGSRKHDLHAQLFSDFGYFVFDNERSFSICGGPKAETVTTSFHYPSFGATLNFLFAAAGRVGQQSILHNAALNPEVIDTITLLQSMGAEIAWDANRTLSVTGPRKLRGVSHQILGDRVFAATLAAAVACTRGEALVTGVGAEYLANEFEVWQAAGLRVQPTATGFGVACPDRLTAQDVATRPYPGFHTDIQPLHTVMMSLARGTSRVTETILDDRFRYCPELVRMGARIDVVDGGFTCVNGQDGKIAVVEGVERLHASDVQATDIRGGAAVVVAALAAEGRTSIGNIYQLDRGYADLATVLSSLGARIQRVNATYSPASSAEQNTPLNKRGAACLTPLPG; from the coding sequence ATGTGGACCCCTCGCCCCGCTGCCAACAACGCTACCGACTTCATCTCCATCGAGGGCGGCGCGCGTCTGACCGGGCAAGTCCGCGTTCCCGGCGCCAAGAACGCCACGCTGCCGGCCCTCGTCGCGGCCTGTCTGTCCAGAGAGCCGACCACGCTGACCAACGTGCCGCTCGACCTGGCCGATGTCAGGCTGATGATCACGACCCTCGGCGCCCATGGCGTGCGGATCACCTTCGACGGTCCCAGCACCGTCACCCTGGACGGAAGCGGCTGGCACGGCGGGGCCTTCTCGCCCGAGCTGTCGACGCGGTTCCGCCATGTCCTCCTGCTCATGGGCCTGTCGGCCTTCTACCAGGTCCCCGCCGACCTGACCGGCGTCGGCGGCTGCTCGCTGGGCAGCCGCAAGCATGACCTGCACGCGCAGCTGTTCTCCGATTTCGGGTATTTCGTCTTCGATAACGAGCGGTCGTTCAGCATCTGCGGCGGCCCGAAGGCGGAAACCGTCACGACCTCGTTCCACTATCCGTCGTTCGGTGCCACGCTGAACTTCCTGTTCGCCGCCGCGGGACGGGTCGGGCAGCAGTCGATCCTGCACAACGCCGCCCTGAACCCCGAGGTGATCGACACGATCACGCTCCTGCAGTCCATGGGAGCCGAGATCGCCTGGGACGCCAACCGCACCCTGTCGGTCACCGGACCGCGGAAGCTGCGGGGCGTCTCGCACCAGATCCTGGGCGACCGCGTGTTCGCGGCGACGCTGGCGGCGGCGGTGGCCTGCACCCGCGGCGAGGCCCTGGTCACGGGCGTCGGCGCGGAATACCTGGCCAACGAGTTCGAAGTCTGGCAGGCCGCAGGTCTCCGGGTCCAGCCGACGGCGACCGGATTCGGCGTCGCATGCCCCGACAGGCTGACCGCCCAGGACGTCGCCACCCGGCCCTATCCCGGCTTCCACACCGACATCCAGCCGCTCCACACCGTCATGATGTCCCTCGCCCGGGGCACCTCGCGGGTGACCGAGACCATCCTGGACGACCGTTTCCGGTATTGCCCGGAACTGGTGCGGATGGGCGCCCGCATCGACGTGGTCGACGGGGGATTCACCTGCGTCAACGGACAGGACGGCAAGATCGCCGTGGTCGAGGGCGTGGAACGGCTTCACGCTTCCGACGTTCAGGCTACAGACATCCGGGGAGGTGCCGCGGTCGTCGTGGCGGCCCTGGCGGCCGAGGGCAGGACGTCGATCGGGAACATCTATCAGCTGGACCGCGGCTATGCCGACCTGGCGACCGTGCTGTCGTCCCTCGGGGCCAGGATCCAGCGGGTCAACGCAACCTACTCTCCCGCGTCGTCCGCGGAACAGAATACTCCTCTCAACAAGCGAGGCGCAGCATGCCTGACCCCTTTGCCGGGCTGA